The following coding sequences lie in one Eriocheir sinensis breed Jianghai 21 chromosome 19, ASM2467909v1, whole genome shotgun sequence genomic window:
- the LOC127000558 gene encoding pro-resilin-like isoform X1 — translation MALKLFIVSALVAAALADQRPYRPPTPQPTYGTPKPTYGAPAPSYSQPQQTSRPQYQFDWAVNDAPSGNDYGHQESRDGYDTQGSYYVQLPDGRLQRVDYTVNGDSGFVAQVTYEGEAQYPQQGYGSPRPSYGPPAPTYGTPAPTYGTPTPAYGTPTPAYG, via the exons ATGGCCCTCAAG CTTTTCATCGTGTCCGCCCTCGTGGCCGCCGCCCTCGCCGACCAGAGGCCCTACAGGCCACCCACCCCCCAGCCCACCTACGGCACCCCCAAGCCCACCTACGGCGCCCCCGCCCCGTCCTACAGCCAGCCCCAGCAGACG TCACGCCCCCAGTACCAGTTTGACTGGGCCGTCAACGACGCGCCCTCCGGCAACGACTACGGCCACCAGGAGTCCCGCGACGGCTACGACACCCAGGGCTCCTACTACGTGCAGCTGCCCGACGGCCGCCTCCAGCGCGTCGACTACACCGTCAACGGCGATTCCGGCTTCGTGGCGCAGGTCACCTACGAGGGCGAGGCTCAGTACCCCCAGCAGGGATACGGCTCCCCAAGACCCTCCTAcggcccccccgcccccacctacGGAACCCCCGCCCCCACCTACGGCACCCCCACCCCCGCCTACGGCACCCCCACCCCCGCCTACGGGTAA
- the LOC127000558 gene encoding cuticle protein 8-like isoform X34, whose translation MVFKLVLVSALVAVALADQTPYRPPTPQPTYGTPRPSYSAPAPSYSQPQQTSSPQYQFDWAVNDAPSGNDYGHQESRDGYDTQGSYYVQLPDGRLQRVDYTVNGDSGFVAQVTYQGEAQYPQQGYGSPRPSYGPPAPTYGTPTPAYG comes from the exons CTCGTCCTCGTGTCCGCCCTCGTGGCCGTCGCCCTCGCCGACCAGACGCCCTACAGGCCGCCCACACCCCAGCCCACCTACGGCACCCCACGGCCCTCCTACAGCGCCCCCGCCCCGTCCTACAGCCAGCCCCAGCAGACG TCAAGCCCCCAGTACCAGTTTGACTGGGCCGTCAACGACGCGCCCTCCGGCAACGACTACGGCCACCAGGAGTCCCGCGACGGCTACGACACCCAGGGCTCCTACTACGTGCAGCTGCCCGACGGCCGCCTCCAGCGCGTCGACTACACCGTCAACGGCGACTCCGGCTTCGTGGCGCAG GTCACCTACCAGGGCGAGGCTCAGTACCCCCAGCAGGGATACGGCTCCCCAAGACCCTCCTACGGGCCCCCCGCCCCCACCTATGGCACCCCCACCCCCGCTTACGGGTAA
- the LOC127000563 gene encoding cuticle protein 7-like has protein sequence MALKLFIVSALVAAAFADQRPYRPPTPQPTYGSPKPTYGAPAPSYSQPQQTSSPQYQFDWAVNDAPSGNDYGHQESRDGYDTQGSYYVQLPDGRLQRVDYTVNGDSGYVAQVTYQGEAQYPQQGYGSPRPSYGHPAPTYGTPTPTYGPPAPTYGTPTPAYG, from the exons ATGGCCCTCAAG CTTTTCATCGTGTCCGCCCTCGTGGCCGCCGCCTTCGCTGACCAGAGGCCCTACAGGCCACCCACCCCCCAGCCCACCTACGGTAGCCCCAAGCCCACCTACGGCGCCCCCGCCCCGTCCTACAGCCAGCCCCAGCAGACG TCAAGCCCCCAGTACCAGTTTGACTGGGCCGTCAACGACGCGCCCTCCGGCAACGACTACGGCCACCAGGAGTCCCGAGACGGCTACGACACCCAGGGCTCCTACTACGTGCAGCTGCCCGACGGCCGCCTCCAGCGCGTCGACTACACCGTCAACGGCGACTCCGGCTACGTGGCGCAGGTCACCTACCAGGGCGAGGCTCAGTACCCCCAGCAGGGATACGGCTCCCCAAGACCCTCCTACGGCCACCCCGCCCCCACCTAtggcacccccacccccacctacggcccccccgcccccacctacGGCACCCCCACCCCTGCCTACGGGTAA